A region from the Pseudonocardia petroleophila genome encodes:
- the pcaD gene encoding 3-oxoadipate enol-lactonase, whose protein sequence is MSVALHHVDEGPRDAPAIVLCGSLGSTVEMWRPQVAPLTERFRVIRVDHRGHGGSPVPPGPYSVADLAGDVLALLDSLGLDRVAYCGLSMGGCVGMHLASEAPERISALTLCCTSSYWPDPAVWVDRIAAVSSGGTGPIAETVVSRWFTPGWAAEHPDVVADAVGQVATTPDDGYAACCAALRDFDHRPRLGAITAPTLVIAGATDPSTPVEPHARTIVDGIPGARLEVLDAAHLATIEQSAQATELIAAHSAG, encoded by the coding sequence GTGAGCGTCGCGCTGCACCACGTCGACGAGGGCCCGCGCGACGCACCCGCGATCGTGCTGTGCGGGTCGCTGGGCTCCACCGTCGAGATGTGGCGCCCGCAGGTCGCCCCGCTGACCGAGCGGTTCCGTGTGATCCGGGTCGACCACCGCGGCCACGGCGGCTCGCCCGTCCCGCCCGGCCCGTACTCGGTCGCCGACCTGGCCGGTGACGTCCTCGCGCTGCTCGACTCCCTCGGCCTCGACCGCGTCGCCTACTGCGGTCTGTCGATGGGCGGCTGCGTCGGCATGCACCTCGCGTCCGAGGCGCCGGAGCGGATCAGCGCGCTGACGCTGTGCTGCACGTCGTCGTACTGGCCGGACCCGGCCGTCTGGGTCGACCGGATCGCCGCGGTCTCCTCGGGCGGCACGGGACCGATCGCGGAGACGGTCGTGTCGCGCTGGTTCACCCCCGGCTGGGCGGCCGAGCACCCCGACGTCGTCGCCGACGCCGTCGGGCAGGTCGCGACGACGCCCGACGACGGCTACGCGGCCTGCTGCGCGGCCCTGCGCGACTTCGACCACCGCCCGCGCCTGGGCGCGATCACCGCCCCCACGCTGGTGATCGCCGGCGCCACGGACCCGTCGACGCCCGTCGAGCCGCACGCGCGCACGATCGTCGACGGCATCCCGGGCGCCCGCCTGGAGGTCCTCGACGCGGCCCACCTCGCGACGATCGAGCAATCGGCGCAGGCCACTGAGCTGATCGCCGCGCACTCCGCCGGGTGA
- a CDS encoding CoA transferase subunit A gives MAKIASSKIQSLPQAVSELVHDGDVVALEGFTHLIPFAAGHEIIRQGRRDLTLVRMTPDLVYDQMIGAGCASKLVFSWGGNPGVGSLHRMRDALGAGWPVPLQIEEHSHAGMANRYVAGASGLPFAVLRGYAGTELPEHTDTISTVTCPFTGEELAAVKALNPDVSIVHAQRADRAGNVQFWGILGVQKEAVLAAERAIVTVEEIVDELTPVPGAVVLPHWVLDAVAVAPGGAAPSYAHGYYDRDNAAYRAWDKVSRDREAFSVWLKDLKEKSS, from the coding sequence GTGGCAAAGATCGCGTCATCGAAGATCCAGTCCCTGCCGCAGGCGGTGTCCGAGCTGGTGCACGACGGGGACGTCGTCGCGCTGGAGGGCTTCACGCACCTCATCCCGTTCGCCGCGGGACACGAGATCATCCGGCAGGGCCGCCGGGATCTCACGCTCGTGCGCATGACCCCCGACCTGGTCTACGACCAGATGATCGGTGCGGGCTGCGCGTCGAAGCTGGTGTTCTCCTGGGGCGGCAACCCCGGCGTCGGGTCGTTGCACCGCATGCGCGACGCGCTGGGCGCAGGCTGGCCGGTGCCGCTGCAGATCGAGGAGCACAGCCACGCGGGGATGGCCAACCGCTACGTCGCGGGGGCGTCCGGGCTGCCGTTCGCGGTGCTGCGCGGCTACGCCGGCACGGAGCTGCCCGAGCACACCGACACGATCTCCACGGTCACCTGCCCGTTCACCGGCGAGGAGCTCGCCGCGGTGAAGGCCCTGAACCCCGACGTGTCGATCGTGCACGCGCAGCGCGCCGACCGCGCCGGCAACGTGCAGTTCTGGGGCATCCTCGGCGTGCAGAAGGAGGCGGTGCTCGCGGCGGAGCGGGCGATCGTCACCGTCGAGGAGATCGTCGACGAGCTGACGCCCGTGCCCGGCGCGGTGGTGCTGCCCCACTGGGTGCTCGACGCGGTGGCGGTGGCCCCCGGCGGTGCCGCCCCGTCCTACGCCCACGGCTACTACGACCGCGACAACGCCGCCTACAGGGCGTGGGACAAGGTCAGTCGGGACCGCGAGGCGTTCTCGGTGTGGCTCAAGGACCTGAAGGAGAAGTCGTCGTGA
- a CDS encoding aldo/keto reductase, producing MTSPFRIGDGPAVNRLGFGTMQLTGPGVWGPPADPETAVAVLRRAAELGTDLFDTADSYGPEVAEDLLRRALHPYSGLTVATKAGLLRTGPGEWHPCGRPEYLRQQCELSLRRLGVERIDLFQLHRIDPAVPADEQFGVLAALKAEGRVAEVGLSEVGIEQIEQARRVVDVATVQNRYNLVDRASDAVLRYCTEQGIGFLPWFPIASGRLAEPGGPVAETAERLRATPAQVALAWLLRRSSVMLPIPGTSTLAHVEENARAADLELDREAVEKLDAAA from the coding sequence ATGACCTCCCCCTTCCGCATCGGCGACGGGCCGGCCGTGAACCGGCTCGGCTTCGGCACCATGCAGCTGACCGGCCCCGGCGTGTGGGGCCCACCCGCCGACCCCGAGACCGCGGTCGCGGTCCTGCGCCGGGCCGCCGAGCTGGGCACCGACCTGTTCGACACCGCCGACTCCTACGGGCCCGAGGTCGCCGAGGACCTGCTGCGCCGCGCGCTGCACCCGTACTCCGGGCTGACGGTCGCGACGAAGGCCGGGCTGCTGCGCACCGGCCCCGGTGAGTGGCACCCGTGCGGGCGTCCGGAGTACCTGCGTCAGCAGTGCGAGCTGTCGCTGCGACGCCTGGGCGTCGAGCGCATCGACCTGTTCCAGCTGCACCGCATCGACCCGGCCGTCCCCGCCGACGAGCAGTTCGGCGTGCTCGCCGCGCTGAAGGCGGAGGGCAGGGTCGCCGAGGTCGGGCTGTCCGAGGTGGGGATCGAGCAGATCGAGCAGGCGCGCCGGGTCGTCGACGTCGCCACGGTGCAGAACCGCTACAACCTCGTCGACCGGGCCAGCGACGCGGTGCTCCGCTACTGCACCGAGCAGGGCATCGGCTTCCTGCCGTGGTTCCCGATCGCGTCGGGCCGCCTCGCGGAGCCCGGCGGGCCGGTCGCCGAGACCGCGGAGCGGCTCAGGGCCACCCCCGCGCAGGTGGCGCTGGCCTGGCTGCTGCGCCGCTCGTCGGTGATGCTGCCGATCCCGGGCACGTCCACGCTCGCGCACGTCGAGGAGAACGCCCGGGCCGCGGACCTCGAGCTCGACCGGGAGGCCGTGGAGAAGCTCGACGCGGCCGCGTAG
- a CDS encoding DUF3040 domain-containing protein — protein MLNDRERQVLARIEHHLAITDPEFTQLFRTVAPRRTGMNPSLLLVLGLALMILGSAVMAVPVAVLGMAVAAGALVVAFQRNGTAGFSPA, from the coding sequence GTGCTGAACGACCGTGAGAGACAGGTCCTCGCCCGGATCGAGCACCACCTCGCGATCACCGATCCGGAGTTCACCCAGCTCTTCCGCACGGTCGCTCCGCGCCGCACCGGGATGAACCCCAGCCTGCTGCTCGTGCTCGGGCTGGCGCTGATGATCCTCGGGTCCGCCGTCATGGCCGTCCCGGTCGCGGTGCTCGGCATGGCCGTGGCCGCCGGCGCACTCGTCGTCGCCTTCCAGCGCAACGGCACCGCGGGCTTCAGCCCCGCCTGA
- a CDS encoding CoA-transferase subunit beta, which yields MMSVAASRALRDGQACFVGIGLPSTAANLARRLHAPDLVLIYESGTIGTEPDELPLSIGDGILAESALSVVSVPEIFNYWLQPGRIDVGFLSGAQIDRFGNINTTVIGEYAEPSVRLPGSGGAPEIAASCREVIVVMRQRLRAFVSQVDFVTSVGHGSGPGDRARLGLRGAGPVRVITDLGVLEPDPESAELVLSALHTGITIEQVHAETGWELEVSPDLKITAPPTERELTTLRGLRTVGS from the coding sequence ATGATGAGCGTCGCCGCGTCGCGCGCGCTGCGTGACGGCCAGGCGTGCTTCGTCGGGATCGGGCTGCCGTCCACCGCCGCCAACCTCGCCCGCCGCCTGCACGCGCCGGACCTCGTCCTGATCTACGAGTCGGGCACCATCGGCACCGAGCCCGACGAGCTGCCGCTGTCCATCGGCGACGGGATCCTCGCCGAGTCCGCGCTGTCGGTCGTCTCGGTGCCGGAGATCTTCAACTACTGGCTGCAGCCCGGCCGGATCGACGTCGGCTTCCTGTCGGGGGCCCAGATCGATCGCTTCGGCAACATCAACACGACCGTCATCGGCGAGTACGCCGAGCCGTCGGTGCGGCTGCCCGGGTCCGGCGGGGCGCCGGAGATCGCGGCGTCGTGCCGCGAGGTGATCGTCGTGATGCGCCAGCGGCTGCGGGCGTTCGTCAGCCAGGTCGACTTCGTGACGTCGGTCGGCCACGGGTCCGGCCCCGGCGACCGCGCCCGGCTCGGCCTCCGCGGCGCCGGACCGGTCCGCGTGATCACCGACCTCGGGGTGCTCGAACCCGACCCCGAGTCGGCCGAGCTGGTGCTCTCGGCGCTGCACACCGGCATCACGATCGAGCAGGTGCACGCGGAGACCGGCTGGGAGCTGGAGGTCTCGCCCGACCTCAAGATCACCGCACCGCCCACCGAGCGGGAGCTGACCACGCTGCGCGGGCTGCGGACGGTGGGCTCGTGA